In Flavobacterium endoglycinae, one DNA window encodes the following:
- a CDS encoding PhoH family protein: MNERIIELIDIAPKEFWGAQDSHLEIIKKYYPKLKIVARGTTLKAFGEKEVLDEFEKRFQRLMLHFTRYNNIDDNVIERVIMSDGQDEKRAYDHDKILVHGVGGKIVKAMTPNQQLLVDTIKKNDMVFAVGPAGTGKTYTGVAMAVKMLKDKEVKRIILTRPAVEAGENLGFLPGDMKEKLDPYMQPLYDALRDMIPNEKLEDYILKGIIQIAPLAFMRGRTLDNAFVILDEAQNTTHSQMKMFLTRMGKNAKFMITGDPGQVDLPRRTISGLKEALLVLKDIEGIGIIYLDDKDIVRHRLVKKVIDAYKQIENHD, encoded by the coding sequence TTGAACGAAAGAATAATCGAGCTAATAGACATCGCTCCTAAAGAGTTTTGGGGCGCTCAAGACAGCCATTTAGAAATTATTAAAAAGTATTACCCAAAGCTTAAAATCGTAGCGCGAGGGACCACTTTGAAAGCATTTGGCGAAAAAGAAGTCTTAGACGAATTCGAAAAAAGATTTCAAAGATTAATGCTCCATTTTACCCGATATAACAATATTGATGATAATGTAATTGAACGAGTAATAATGAGTGATGGTCAGGATGAAAAAAGAGCATACGATCATGACAAAATATTAGTTCACGGGGTTGGCGGTAAAATTGTAAAAGCGATGACGCCAAACCAGCAGTTACTGGTTGACACAATCAAAAAGAATGATATGGTTTTTGCGGTAGGACCAGCTGGAACTGGAAAAACGTACACGGGTGTCGCAATGGCTGTAAAAATGCTGAAGGATAAAGAAGTAAAACGAATCATATTAACACGTCCGGCTGTTGAAGCAGGAGAAAATCTTGGATTTTTACCGGGTGATATGAAAGAAAAACTAGATCCTTATATGCAGCCGCTTTATGATGCATTACGCGATATGATCCCGAATGAAAAACTAGAAGATTACATCCTGAAAGGAATTATTCAGATTGCTCCTTTGGCTTTTATGCGCGGACGTACACTTGACAATGCATTTGTAATTCTTGACGAGGCTCAAAATACCACGCATTCACAGATGAAAATGTTCCTTACTCGTATGGGAAAAAATGCCAAATTTATGATTACTGGTGATCCAGGACAGGTCGATTTACCACGCCGAACGATTTCTGGTCTTAAAGAAGCTCTTTTGGTTCTAAAAGACATTGAAGGAATTGGAATTATTTATCTTGATGATAAAGATATTGTACGCCACAGATTGGTTAAAAAGGTAATCGATGCGTATAAGCAGATAGAAAATCACGATTAA
- a CDS encoding glycoside hydrolase family 26 protein: protein MNFITTKKSALLLCITAGHFLLAQIDKKATKETQNLYHNLKIVSKKHILFGHQHALEYGHGWSNEPNKSDVKLVTGSHPAVVGIDFSDFSGRSKEEIEKAQKTLKQNVIDTYERGGIITVSWHFNNPASGGGFYWKDSISVAAMSLIKKGGSHHEQYKEILKTIADFAHSVKAKDGKLAPMIFRPFHEFDGDWFWWGKKYTSREDFIEVWRFTVSYLKNELGVHNFIYAFSPDNRFNSEEEYLERYPGDDYVDLFGIDNYGDFGRDGNYNLEAGVKKLTIISDVAVKKNKLAAFTETGLESIPNPEWWTEVLLKSLKQDKIKLCYVLVWRNDKTSSTHYYAPFPGQISAPNFIKFYNDDYTLFEADLKNVYQKKLKY from the coding sequence ATGAATTTTATAACAACTAAAAAAAGTGCCCTGCTATTGTGTATCACAGCAGGGCATTTTCTTTTGGCGCAAATTGATAAAAAAGCGACAAAAGAAACCCAGAATCTATATCATAATCTTAAAATCGTTTCAAAAAAACACATTTTGTTTGGACATCAGCATGCTTTGGAATACGGGCATGGTTGGTCTAATGAACCTAATAAATCAGATGTAAAATTAGTGACCGGTTCGCATCCTGCAGTTGTGGGAATTGATTTCAGTGATTTTTCTGGACGTTCAAAAGAAGAAATTGAAAAAGCCCAAAAAACTTTAAAACAAAATGTTATAGATACGTATGAACGCGGCGGCATAATTACGGTTTCATGGCATTTTAATAATCCTGCTTCTGGAGGCGGATTTTACTGGAAAGATTCGATTTCGGTGGCAGCCATGTCATTGATTAAAAAAGGTGGTTCTCATCATGAGCAATACAAAGAAATTTTGAAAACAATTGCCGATTTTGCTCATTCTGTAAAAGCCAAAGACGGAAAATTAGCCCCGATGATTTTTAGACCATTTCACGAATTTGATGGAGATTGGTTTTGGTGGGGAAAAAAATATACGTCACGTGAGGATTTTATAGAAGTCTGGCGATTTACAGTTTCCTATTTAAAAAACGAATTAGGGGTTCATAATTTCATTTATGCCTTTTCTCCTGATAATAGATTTAATTCAGAAGAAGAATATCTAGAACGTTATCCCGGAGATGATTATGTCGATTTGTTTGGGATAGATAATTATGGCGATTTTGGACGCGACGGAAATTACAATTTAGAAGCAGGTGTAAAGAAACTTACAATTATTTCTGATGTAGCTGTCAAAAAGAACAAACTGGCTGCATTTACCGAAACTGGTTTAGAATCAATACCAAATCCAGAATGGTGGACAGAAGTTCTTTTAAAATCTCTTAAACAAGATAAAATAAAATTATGTTACGTTTTAGTCTGGAGAAATGATAAAACGAGTTCAACACATTATTATGCACCATTTCCTGGACAAATAAGTGCTCCAAATTTTATCAAATTTTATAATGACGACTATACATTGTTTGAAGCAGACTTAAAGAATGTTTATCAAAAGAAATTGAAATATTAA
- a CDS encoding Cof-type HAD-IIB family hydrolase: MTKLKNMKVVVSDLDGTLLNPSHRISDYTKSVFQELHNQNYLIVVATGRHHLDAAAIIETLEVPVYLVSSNGARIHSPEKEELFAFNLNSDIVKAALNVEIDPEITVVLFKENVWQTNRINERLNAFQHELKYKPELVDYKTLEDFGAIKIFFSCEDHEKLVKLKDAILANSSEHLHHAFSLPTCLEFMDKSIDKAVAIERVLEREGFTLSEAVSFGDGFNDVQMLSASGKGLIMGNAPAILKETLPDLEVIKTNAEDGVAKYIASKILDKELAAG; the protein is encoded by the coding sequence ATGACAAAACTTAAAAATATGAAAGTGGTGGTAAGTGATCTTGACGGAACCTTACTCAACCCTTCGCACAGAATATCCGATTATACTAAATCCGTATTTCAAGAACTTCACAACCAAAATTATCTTATTGTTGTAGCAACAGGACGTCATCATCTTGATGCGGCGGCAATTATAGAAACGCTTGAAGTTCCGGTTTACTTAGTCAGTTCAAACGGTGCAAGAATTCATTCACCAGAAAAAGAAGAACTTTTCGCTTTCAACTTAAACAGCGACATAGTAAAAGCGGCTTTAAATGTTGAAATTGATCCCGAAATTACAGTCGTTTTATTTAAAGAAAACGTTTGGCAGACCAACAGAATTAACGAAAGATTAAATGCTTTTCAGCATGAATTAAAATACAAACCAGAATTAGTTGATTATAAAACGTTAGAAGATTTTGGTGCGATTAAAATTTTCTTTTCATGCGAAGATCATGAAAAATTAGTAAAACTAAAAGATGCTATTTTGGCAAATTCTTCAGAACATTTACATCATGCTTTCAGTCTTCCAACTTGCTTGGAATTTATGGATAAATCTATCGATAAAGCTGTTGCAATTGAAAGAGTTTTAGAAAGAGAAGGTTTTACATTGTCTGAAGCCGTTTCTTTTGGAGACGGATTTAATGACGTACAAATGTTATCGGCGTCAGGAAAAGGTTTAATTATGGGAAATGCTCCTGCGATTTTAAAAGAAACGCTGCCTGACTTAGAAGTAATTAAAACCAATGCAGAAGATGGTGTTGCGAAATATATTGCTTCAAAAATTTTAGACAAAGAATTAGCTGCGGGCTGA
- a CDS encoding putative quinol monooxygenase codes for MFVRIVKMSFHEDKISDFLENFESVKHKIRNAEGNRFLELYQDKNNKCIFFTYSYWETEEDLEKYRQSELFNTVWDFTKKLFNAKPEAWSVDKLVSLN; via the coding sequence ATGTTCGTAAGAATAGTAAAAATGAGTTTTCATGAAGATAAAATTTCTGATTTTCTGGAGAATTTTGAATCTGTAAAACACAAAATACGAAATGCAGAAGGAAATCGTTTTTTAGAATTATATCAAGATAAAAATAACAAATGCATTTTCTTTACTTACAGCTACTGGGAAACCGAAGAGGATTTGGAAAAGTACAGACAATCAGAACTTTTTAATACGGTTTGGGATTTCACAAAGAAATTATTCAATGCAAAACCAGAAGCTTGGAGCGTTGATAAATTGGTTAGTTTAAATTAA
- a CDS encoding phosphoribosylaminoimidazolesuccinocarboxamide synthase — translation MSNTITTTNFNFPNQKSVYRGKVREVYNINDELLVMVATDRLSAFDVVLPKGIPYKGQILNQIATKFMELTEDIVPNWLIATPDPNVAVGHLCEPFKVEMVIRGYVSGHAAREYAAGKRQLCGVTMAEGLKENDKFPEPIITPTTKADNGSHDEDISREDILAKGIVSEEDYLILEKYTRALFQRGTEIAAERGLILVDTKYEFGKTKDGVIVLIDEIHTPDSSRYFYAEGYAERQAKGEEQKQLSKEFVRRWLIENGFQGKEGQQIPEMTDEYIESVSERYIELYENIIGEKFVKADIDNIDQRIDKNVLEYLSSK, via the coding sequence ATGAGCAATACAATCACAACCACAAATTTTAATTTCCCGAATCAGAAATCAGTTTACCGCGGAAAAGTGAGAGAAGTTTATAACATTAACGATGAACTTTTGGTAATGGTAGCAACTGACAGACTTTCGGCATTTGATGTGGTTTTACCAAAAGGAATTCCATACAAAGGACAAATCTTAAATCAGATTGCGACTAAATTCATGGAATTAACGGAGGATATTGTTCCGAATTGGCTGATTGCAACTCCAGATCCAAATGTTGCTGTTGGACATTTATGCGAGCCTTTTAAAGTAGAAATGGTAATTCGTGGTTATGTTTCTGGACACGCTGCTCGTGAATATGCAGCCGGAAAAAGACAACTTTGCGGAGTTACTATGGCTGAAGGTTTAAAAGAAAACGATAAATTTCCAGAACCAATTATTACACCAACAACAAAAGCAGATAATGGATCTCATGACGAAGATATTTCTCGTGAAGATATTTTAGCAAAAGGAATTGTTTCTGAAGAAGATTATTTAATTCTTGAGAAATATACTCGTGCTTTATTCCAAAGAGGAACTGAAATCGCTGCTGAACGTGGTTTAATTTTAGTAGATACTAAATATGAATTTGGAAAAACAAAAGACGGTGTTATTGTTTTAATTGATGAAATTCATACTCCTGATTCTTCTCGTTATTTTTATGCTGAAGGATATGCCGAAAGACAAGCAAAAGGTGAGGAGCAAAAACAATTATCGAAAGAATTTGTTCGCCGCTGGTTAATCGAAAATGGTTTTCAAGGAAAAGAAGGACAGCAGATTCCAGAAATGACTGATGAATATATTGAATCAGTTTCTGAAAGATATATCGAATTATATGAAAATATCATTGGCGAAAAATTTGTAAAGGCTGATATTGATAATATTGACCAACGTATTGATAAAAACGTATTAGAATACCTTTCATCAAAATAG
- the gldG gene encoding gliding motility-associated ABC transporter substrate-binding protein GldG → MKASNKLNLKTLGITIFILIVLNVLGSLFFHRFDLTKDKRYTLSPTSLQILKQVKNPLSIKIYMQGELPADFRRLQQETKQLLEEFQAYNNNVVFEFVNPLENEDESMEMIKSLYQKGLTPVNITVDDKGKQSQAMVFPWAIAVYNNKEVNIPLLKNIMGASTTRKVIGSIQHLEYSIADAINKVTKDRQKKVAIIKGNGELSEIHIGKLLRQIKESYYIGPFTLDSVAKDPNGTLDALKKYDLAIISKPTETFTDEEKEVLDQFIMNGGKTLWMIDQVAADMDSLYNDAGATLAYPRDLNLNDMFFKYGIRINPDLVKDEYGSPIKLATGEQGSATQYQEFKWKFAPIVVPESQHPIVKNLGGIKFDFTSPIDTLKNGIKKTVLLQSSLYSKKIGTPAEINLNMVTEQTTPQDYANKGNLVLSVLLEGNFHSVFENRVLPFKDNSFQPKGKPTKMIVIADGDIARNQLDKNMLPVELGYDQRTGNLYDNKDFMMNCVNYLLDDTGLINIRSKDVELPLLDKEKVYEKYTFTQFITIGLPILILLIFGLLFTFIRKKKYSR, encoded by the coding sequence ATGAAAGCATCTAATAAATTAAATTTAAAGACATTAGGCATTACAATTTTCATTTTAATTGTTTTAAATGTATTAGGAAGCTTATTTTTCCACCGTTTTGATTTAACCAAAGACAAACGATATACCTTATCTCCTACTTCATTACAAATCTTAAAACAGGTAAAAAACCCGCTTTCGATTAAGATTTATATGCAGGGTGAACTTCCTGCCGATTTTAGACGTTTACAACAGGAAACTAAACAGTTACTGGAAGAATTTCAGGCTTATAACAACAACGTAGTTTTCGAATTCGTAAATCCGCTGGAAAACGAAGACGAAAGTATGGAAATGATAAAATCACTTTATCAAAAAGGACTTACTCCAGTTAACATTACGGTTGATGATAAAGGAAAACAATCTCAGGCAATGGTTTTTCCTTGGGCAATTGCTGTTTATAACAATAAAGAAGTTAATATTCCTTTATTGAAAAACATTATGGGGGCTTCGACTACCCGAAAAGTTATTGGTTCTATACAACACTTAGAATATTCAATTGCTGATGCGATTAATAAAGTAACGAAAGACAGACAGAAAAAAGTCGCTATCATTAAAGGAAACGGCGAATTATCTGAAATTCACATTGGTAAGTTATTACGACAAATCAAAGAAAGTTATTATATCGGGCCGTTTACTTTAGATTCTGTTGCTAAAGATCCAAACGGAACTTTAGATGCGCTTAAGAAATACGATTTAGCAATTATTTCAAAACCGACAGAAACTTTTACCGACGAAGAAAAAGAAGTTCTAGATCAGTTTATCATGAATGGCGGAAAAACGTTGTGGATGATCGATCAAGTTGCTGCCGATATGGACAGTCTTTACAACGACGCTGGTGCCACACTTGCTTATCCGAGAGATTTGAATTTAAACGATATGTTCTTCAAATACGGAATCAGAATTAATCCTGATTTGGTGAAAGATGAATACGGCAGTCCAATAAAACTGGCAACTGGCGAACAAGGAAGTGCAACTCAATATCAAGAATTTAAATGGAAATTTGCTCCAATTGTTGTTCCTGAAAGCCAGCATCCAATTGTAAAAAATTTAGGCGGCATTAAATTCGATTTTACCAGTCCGATTGACACTTTAAAAAACGGAATCAAAAAAACGGTTTTATTACAATCTTCTCTATATTCTAAAAAAATAGGAACACCAGCCGAGATCAATCTGAATATGGTGACAGAACAGACTACTCCTCAGGATTATGCCAATAAAGGAAATCTGGTGCTTTCGGTTTTGTTAGAAGGGAATTTCCATTCTGTGTTTGAAAATCGTGTATTGCCTTTCAAGGACAATTCTTTCCAGCCAAAAGGAAAACCAACCAAAATGATTGTAATTGCTGATGGTGATATTGCCCGAAACCAATTAGACAAAAACATGCTTCCGGTTGAACTTGGCTACGATCAAAGAACTGGAAACCTTTATGACAACAAGGATTTCATGATGAACTGTGTTAATTATTTATTGGACGATACAGGACTTATTAACATTAGAAGTAAAGATGTAGAACTGCCATTACTGGATAAAGAAAAGGTTTACGAAAAGTACACCTTTACCCAATTCATAACTATCGGACTTCCAATTCTAATTTTATTGATTTTTGGATTACTATTTACATTTATCAGAAAAAAGAAGTACAGCCGATAG
- the gldF gene encoding gliding motility-associated ABC transporter permease subunit GldF yields the protein MKSIILREIKSFFGSPIGYLVIAVFLIINGLFLWIFEGDYNILNTGYADLTPFFTLAPWILIFLIPAVTMRSFSDERKQGTLELLLTKPLSVWEIVNGKFFGAFLLIILAIIPTLIYVYVIYGLGSPEGNIDMGSTIGSYFGLLFLIASYSAIGIFTSTLSENQIVAFIIAVFVCFIFYFGFEGIASVIPAQSGIISAFGMQDHFKSMSRGVIDTRDVIYFLSISVLFLSFTVYQLKSFKA from the coding sequence ATGAAATCAATCATTTTAAGAGAAATAAAATCCTTTTTTGGCTCACCAATTGGCTATTTGGTCATTGCAGTTTTCTTAATCATTAACGGACTTTTTTTATGGATATTTGAAGGAGATTACAACATATTAAATACTGGTTATGCCGATCTGACTCCGTTTTTCACATTGGCACCTTGGATTTTAATTTTCTTAATCCCTGCCGTAACCATGAGAAGTTTCTCTGACGAAAGAAAACAAGGAACTCTAGAACTTCTTTTAACCAAACCATTATCGGTTTGGGAAATTGTAAACGGAAAATTTTTCGGAGCATTTTTACTGATTATTCTGGCTATAATTCCAACCTTGATTTATGTGTATGTAATTTACGGATTAGGTTCTCCTGAAGGCAATATCGATATGGGAAGCACAATCGGTTCTTATTTTGGATTGTTGTTTTTAATTGCGTCTTATTCGGCGATTGGGATTTTTACTTCTACCCTTTCAGAAAATCAAATCGTTGCGTTTATAATTGCCGTGTTTGTATGCTTCATTTTCTATTTTGGTTTTGAAGGTATAGCATCAGTAATTCCAGCACAATCAGGCATTATTTCTGCTTTTGGAATGCAGGATCATTTTAAAAGTATGAGTCGAGGTGTTATAGACACTCGTGACGTTATTTACTTTTTAAGTATCAGCGTGTTATTTTTATCTTTTACTGTTTATCAATTAAAATCTTTTAAAGCGTAA
- a CDS encoding SAM hydrolase/SAM-dependent halogenase family protein gives MSIITLTTDYGLKDHFVGSLKGKILSEYSEAQIIDISHDIDPFNTAEASYVIGASYLSFPKGTVHLIGVDIERNKENQHIAMQWNDHYFICADNGILSMLTQKIVPQKIVAINIHDRFPIESTDLDIFIQVACHLAKGGLLNVIGKEIPSVKEATELQSVVADDGNSIKGYVIYIDHFGNVVTNISKKQFLEISRGRPYEIVMKPKSIKTILPNYSAIATSDKYPIKTYEGEKLAIFNEAGFLEIAIFRSNPSKVGSANSLLGLNYRDVITIKFS, from the coding sequence ATGTCAATAATTACCCTTACTACAGACTACGGCTTGAAGGATCACTTTGTGGGTTCGCTAAAGGGTAAAATTTTATCTGAATATTCAGAGGCTCAAATCATTGACATTTCTCACGATATTGATCCGTTTAATACAGCAGAAGCCAGTTATGTAATTGGTGCTTCTTATTTAAGTTTTCCAAAAGGAACAGTGCATCTAATTGGAGTCGATATTGAACGCAATAAAGAGAACCAGCATATCGCCATGCAGTGGAATGACCACTACTTTATTTGTGCCGATAACGGAATTTTGAGTATGCTTACGCAGAAGATAGTTCCGCAGAAAATTGTTGCCATAAATATTCACGATCGTTTCCCAATAGAATCAACTGATTTGGATATTTTTATTCAAGTAGCTTGTCATTTGGCAAAGGGCGGTTTATTGAATGTTATTGGAAAAGAAATCCCATCTGTAAAAGAAGCAACAGAATTACAGTCTGTTGTAGCCGATGATGGAAATTCGATAAAAGGATATGTTATTTATATTGATCATTTTGGAAACGTAGTAACGAATATTTCGAAAAAGCAATTTCTGGAAATTTCTCGTGGCCGTCCATATGAAATTGTCATGAAACCAAAAAGCATCAAAACCATTCTGCCAAATTATTCGGCTATTGCCACTTCAGATAAATATCCGATTAAAACTTATGAAGGTGAAAAACTGGCTATTTTTAACGAAGCAGGATTTCTTGAAATCGCTATTTTCAGAAGCAATCCTTCAAAAGTAGGTTCTGCCAATAGTTTATTAGGATTGAACTATCGTGATGTGATTACTATTAAATTTTCTTAG